One genomic window of bacterium HR11 includes the following:
- the rbn_2 gene encoding Ribonuclease BN, with the protein MARERVPPFVKFLGTGGARFVMTRQLRSTGGFWVGYRETFLHIDPGPGALVRCHASRPPLKPEKLTAVILSHRHIDHCSDASVMVEAMTLAGTKRRGTIFCPEDCLTPHSVFFPHVLEFLPAPPVVLQPGRRYEVGDIVLHVPLRHRHPVETYGFIFEMEDVRLAYVADTAFCEDLIPAYRGCDVVILNVTLAQPKPEVQHLSLPEAFELMVNLNARVTVLTHFGMEVLRSKPWTIAQEWTQKTGRTVIAAEDGRYFDLAALLKG; encoded by the coding sequence ATGGCTCGCGAACGGGTACCTCCCTTCGTGAAGTTTCTCGGGACGGGCGGGGCCCGTTTCGTCATGACCCGCCAGCTCCGCTCGACGGGTGGCTTCTGGGTCGGCTACCGGGAGACCTTCCTCCATATAGACCCCGGGCCGGGAGCCCTCGTCCGCTGTCATGCGAGCCGGCCTCCGTTGAAACCCGAGAAGCTGACGGCCGTCATCCTGTCTCATCGGCACATCGACCACTGTAGTGACGCCTCCGTGATGGTCGAGGCGATGACCCTGGCCGGCACCAAGCGTCGGGGCACCATCTTCTGCCCCGAAGACTGCCTGACGCCCCACAGCGTCTTTTTCCCCCACGTCCTGGAGTTCCTACCGGCCCCGCCGGTAGTCCTTCAGCCCGGCCGGCGGTACGAGGTCGGGGACATCGTCCTTCACGTCCCCCTTCGACATCGACACCCGGTCGAGACCTACGGCTTCATCTTCGAGATGGAGGACGTTCGCCTGGCCTACGTCGCCGATACGGCCTTCTGCGAGGACCTTATCCCGGCATATCGGGGATGCGATGTCGTCATCCTGAACGTGACGTTGGCCCAGCCCAAGCCCGAGGTCCAGCACCTGAGCCTGCCGGAGGCCTTCGAGTTGATGGTCAACCTAAACGCCCGGGTGACCGTCCTGACCCATTTCGGGATGGAGGTCCTCCGGAGCAAGCCCTGGACGATCGCCCAAGAGTGGACGCAGAAGACGGGCCGGACGGTCATCGCCGCCGAAGACGGCCGGTACTTCGACCTGGCGGCCCTGCTGAAGGGATAG
- the nuoI gene encoding NADH-quinone oxidoreductase subunit I: protein MPGQFKKVRRPPENWWVRSYLPAILQGLWITARHFFRNLFIFTAHRFGLLKHVRAGVVYQWPEEPRPVAPRYRGRHRLLKRPDGTPRCVACYMCETICPAECIHIIPQEVPDPFIEKAPKAFYIDLSKCIFCGYCVEACPEDAIRMDVFDFRLASYDRFQMVLDMETMLNSEPSVPYK from the coding sequence ATGCCCGGGCAGTTCAAGAAAGTACGTCGTCCGCCGGAGAACTGGTGGGTCCGGTCGTACCTGCCGGCTATCCTGCAGGGCCTGTGGATCACGGCCCGTCACTTCTTCCGGAACCTCTTCATCTTCACGGCCCACCGGTTCGGCCTGCTGAAGCACGTCCGGGCCGGCGTCGTTTACCAGTGGCCGGAAGAACCCCGGCCGGTCGCCCCCCGCTACCGGGGGCGACACCGGCTCCTGAAACGACCCGACGGGACGCCTCGGTGCGTGGCCTGCTACATGTGCGAGACGATCTGCCCGGCCGAGTGCATCCACATCATTCCCCAGGAGGTCCCGGACCCCTTCATCGAAAAGGCCCCCAAGGCGTTTTACATCGACCTGAGCAAGTGCATCTTCTGCGGCTACTGCGTCGAGGCCTGCCCCGAGGACGCCATCCGGATGGACGTCTTCGACTTCCGCCTGGCCAGCTACGACCGCTTCCAGATGGTCCTCGACATGGAGACGATGCTGAACTCCGAGCCGTCGGTCCCATATAAATAA
- the nuoH_2 gene encoding NADH-quinone oxidoreductase subunit H has product MVRTLWIEVGKALYLFGGLMGLAAILTWLERKQSALMQDRVGANRARIFGLRLLGLPHIITDAVKLLTKEDFVPAGVPAWLHAMAPWVTLTVACLPAAAVPFGHVLYWGGQAIELQLMDMQVGLVYALAIASMAIYGVILAGWVTRNKWAVLGSLRAAAQLIGFGVVLGISLIGPVLLYGTLNLQEMVRWQDATVLGGWLPRWGIFFQPLAFLIFLTVGIAETKRIPFDLPEGESEIIGYFLEYSGMKFGAFFLADFIETVVVAMLTVTVFLGGWSVPYLSADQGGFVWPWGAHTAVPPVGVTLLQMAAFWVKVFAVCWFLLLIRWTLPRFRIDQAVRLGWQYLLPLSVLNTFGTAAVLLIRQ; this is encoded by the coding sequence ATGGTGCGGACCCTCTGGATAGAAGTCGGTAAGGCCCTCTACTTGTTTGGCGGCCTCATGGGCCTGGCGGCCATCCTGACGTGGCTCGAGCGGAAGCAGAGTGCCCTCATGCAGGACCGCGTCGGGGCGAATCGAGCCCGTATTTTCGGCTTGCGTCTCCTGGGTCTGCCCCACATCATCACGGACGCCGTCAAGTTGTTGACGAAGGAAGACTTCGTGCCGGCCGGCGTCCCGGCGTGGCTTCATGCGATGGCCCCTTGGGTGACGCTGACGGTGGCCTGCCTGCCGGCGGCGGCCGTTCCCTTTGGCCACGTGCTCTACTGGGGCGGGCAAGCCATCGAGCTCCAATTGATGGACATGCAGGTGGGCCTCGTATACGCCCTGGCCATCGCCTCGATGGCCATCTACGGGGTCATCCTGGCCGGGTGGGTGACCCGCAACAAGTGGGCCGTCTTGGGGAGCCTGCGGGCGGCCGCCCAGCTCATCGGCTTCGGCGTCGTCTTAGGCATTTCCCTCATCGGGCCGGTCCTCCTGTATGGGACCCTCAACCTCCAGGAGATGGTCCGCTGGCAGGACGCGACCGTCCTCGGCGGGTGGCTCCCCCGGTGGGGGATCTTCTTCCAGCCCCTGGCGTTCCTGATCTTCCTGACCGTCGGGATCGCCGAGACCAAGCGGATCCCCTTCGACCTCCCGGAGGGCGAGTCCGAGATCATCGGCTACTTCCTGGAATACAGCGGCATGAAGTTCGGGGCCTTCTTCCTGGCCGACTTCATCGAGACGGTCGTCGTCGCCATGCTGACGGTCACGGTCTTCCTGGGCGGCTGGAGCGTGCCCTACCTGTCGGCCGACCAGGGCGGGTTCGTGTGGCCCTGGGGCGCTCATACGGCCGTGCCGCCCGTCGGGGTCACCCTCCTTCAGATGGCCGCCTTCTGGGTCAAGGTCTTTGCCGTCTGCTGGTTTCTCCTGCTGATCCGGTGGACCCTCCCGCGGTTCCGGATCGACCAGGCCGTCCGGCTGGGCTGGCAGTACTTGCTTCCCCTGTCGGTCCTGAATACCTTTGGGACGGCCGCCGTGCTCTTGATCCGGCAGTAG
- the bepA_9 gene encoding Beta-barrel assembly-enhancing protease translates to MGRRRWKTWVWSGLGFILVGWIPVGCSAGASAPPPVPPPPRVEPPPAPAAPPELPEDPFQRAVALYQQGKVGEALQAFQGLENAAGRADVQAYIAFCYGRQGKWDEALRAADHALHLDGNLILGYAAKAYALAGQGAFEEALKVLQTAREKAPDHVEVAYATGLVRYLQKAYKDAAPALKQAVDKDPQRPYAHYYLGMTYYNLNQKATAIQYLENFLRLAPEAPEAPQVRDLLQRLKRR, encoded by the coding sequence ATGGGTCGCAGACGATGGAAGACGTGGGTCTGGAGTGGGCTCGGCTTCATCCTCGTGGGCTGGATTCCCGTGGGTTGTTCGGCGGGGGCCAGCGCGCCGCCGCCGGTACCGCCGCCCCCCCGGGTAGAGCCACCGCCGGCTCCGGCCGCTCCCCCGGAGCTACCGGAGGACCCCTTCCAGCGAGCCGTCGCCCTGTACCAGCAGGGCAAGGTCGGCGAGGCGCTTCAGGCTTTCCAGGGCCTTGAGAATGCGGCCGGTCGGGCCGACGTGCAAGCCTATATCGCCTTCTGTTACGGACGCCAGGGCAAGTGGGACGAGGCCCTCCGGGCGGCCGATCATGCCCTCCACCTGGACGGGAATCTCATCCTGGGCTATGCGGCCAAGGCGTACGCTTTGGCCGGCCAGGGAGCCTTCGAGGAGGCCCTGAAGGTCCTCCAGACGGCTCGAGAGAAGGCGCCGGACCACGTCGAGGTCGCCTATGCGACGGGCCTCGTGCGCTATCTCCAGAAGGCATACAAGGACGCCGCTCCGGCCCTCAAGCAGGCCGTCGATAAGGACCCCCAGCGGCCCTACGCTCACTACTACCTGGGGATGACATACTACAACCTGAACCAGAAGGCGACGGCCATCCAGTACTTAGAAAACTTCCTGCGGCTGGCTCCAGAGGCCCCCGAGGCGCCCCAGGTGCGAGACCTGCTCCAGCGGCTGAAGCGGCGGTAA
- the carH gene encoding HTH-type transcriptional repressor CarH, whose amino-acid sequence MQWPRAGGSIYFRIGQVAEILGVETHVLRYWEKEFPELAPRKNRHGQRIYTEEDVRIAMLIKYLLYEEGYTIEGARKKLRQWIHESGVPENVQAHLKTELVAERLKHIKDKLARLLQLLDRGTPLD is encoded by the coding sequence ATGCAGTGGCCACGGGCGGGTGGATCGATCTACTTCCGCATCGGCCAGGTGGCCGAGATCCTGGGGGTGGAAACGCACGTCCTCCGCTACTGGGAAAAGGAATTCCCCGAATTGGCCCCCCGGAAGAACCGTCACGGCCAGCGGATATACACGGAAGAGGACGTCCGCATCGCCATGCTGATCAAATACTTGCTGTACGAAGAGGGCTATACCATCGAGGGCGCCCGGAAGAAATTGCGCCAGTGGATCCACGAAAGCGGCGTGCCCGAAAACGTCCAGGCCCACCTGAAGACCGAGCTGGTCGCCGAGCGCCTCAAGCACATCAAGGACAAACTCGCCCGTCTCCTCCAGCTCCTTGACAGGGGCACCCCTTTGGATTAA
- the rsbU_1 gene encoding Phosphoserine phosphatase RsbU — MIKLRVQVFMRDPFTVTLQKPVVTLGRSTRNDVCLEDILISRLHAEIREEGGAYWLADLGSANGTFLNGERLQAPVRIQAGDIIQMGRSLLTVEVAAPAVQASQESPETSDVTRPTPVLTGLTGEGVPPVEAYAAEDSELTRLVRQVRAETRVLRGRRQAERRQALLDLIQRVGQALAAHRSLDEFLRVIVYGVFETFPADRALLLLRRSDTDDLTCVAAYSRGTPTDVADRDVRLSRSVVEAVLQRGTPLLVPDLHVDPAFRDSASVLASPVRSVAVVPVVVHDRPVGILYMDSAVGQRFTQEDVDLLTLMAFILGIKVENDRLIEQRIENERIRHQLASARDIQFRLLPARPPEVPGYEITGVSVPCYEVGGDYFDFIDLPSGVVVVALGDVSGKGFDAALLMAGLHASVRSQAYTAAPVAEKVRAVHRYLWECTPPNRFVTLFYGELDPRTHRLVYVNAGHLPPVLVRSDGAVERLEAGGLPLGILGDATYSDRAVCLEPGDLMAVYSDGVAELQSPAGEEFGTMRVVELLRQNRHLRATRLRDVLEAAIRDFRGTAPVPDDLTFVLVRRTA; from the coding sequence ATGATCAAGCTTCGAGTTCAGGTCTTTATGCGAGACCCCTTCACGGTGACCTTGCAGAAACCCGTCGTCACCCTGGGGCGTTCGACCCGCAACGATGTATGCCTGGAAGACATCCTGATTTCCCGCCTGCACGCTGAAATCCGAGAGGAGGGTGGGGCTTATTGGCTGGCCGACCTGGGGAGTGCGAATGGGACATTCCTGAACGGCGAACGGCTTCAGGCCCCTGTCCGGATTCAGGCCGGCGACATCATTCAGATGGGCCGGAGCCTCCTCACCGTCGAGGTCGCCGCCCCGGCGGTTCAAGCATCCCAAGAGTCACCCGAGACATCGGACGTCACGAGGCCGACGCCCGTCTTGACCGGACTGACCGGCGAGGGGGTACCCCCCGTCGAGGCCTATGCCGCCGAGGACTCGGAGCTGACTCGTTTGGTCCGCCAGGTCCGGGCCGAGACGCGGGTCTTGCGGGGTCGACGACAAGCCGAACGCCGGCAAGCCCTACTCGACCTAATCCAACGGGTCGGCCAGGCCTTGGCCGCCCATCGGTCGCTGGACGAGTTCCTCCGGGTGATCGTCTACGGGGTCTTTGAGACCTTTCCGGCCGACCGGGCGCTCCTGCTCCTGCGGCGGTCCGATACGGACGACCTGACATGCGTGGCCGCCTACAGTCGGGGGACCCCGACGGACGTAGCCGACCGGGACGTGCGTCTATCCCGGTCGGTCGTCGAGGCCGTACTTCAGCGGGGCACGCCCCTGCTGGTCCCGGACCTGCACGTCGACCCGGCCTTTCGGGACAGCGCCTCCGTCCTCGCCAGTCCGGTCCGGTCGGTCGCCGTCGTGCCCGTCGTCGTGCATGACCGGCCGGTCGGCATCCTCTACATGGACAGCGCCGTGGGCCAACGCTTTACCCAAGAAGACGTGGATTTGCTGACGTTGATGGCCTTCATCCTTGGAATCAAGGTCGAAAACGACCGTCTCATCGAGCAACGCATCGAGAACGAGCGCATTCGGCACCAGCTGGCCAGCGCCCGGGACATTCAGTTTCGTCTCCTGCCCGCCCGGCCGCCCGAGGTCCCCGGCTATGAGATCACGGGCGTCAGCGTCCCCTGCTATGAAGTCGGCGGCGACTACTTTGACTTCATCGACCTGCCGTCGGGCGTCGTGGTCGTCGCCTTGGGGGACGTCTCGGGCAAGGGCTTTGATGCGGCCCTTCTGATGGCCGGTCTCCATGCCAGCGTGCGGTCGCAAGCCTACACGGCGGCGCCCGTCGCCGAAAAGGTCCGGGCCGTGCACCGGTATCTCTGGGAGTGCACGCCGCCGAATCGGTTCGTGACCCTCTTCTACGGGGAGCTGGACCCCCGGACGCATCGGCTCGTTTACGTCAATGCGGGCCACCTGCCCCCGGTCCTCGTGCGGTCGGACGGGGCCGTCGAGCGCCTGGAGGCCGGCGGCCTCCCCCTGGGCATTTTGGGGGACGCGACTTACTCGGACCGGGCGGTCTGCCTCGAGCCGGGCGACCTGATGGCCGTTTACAGCGACGGCGTGGCCGAATTGCAGTCGCCGGCCGGTGAAGAATTCGGCACGATGCGGGTCGTCGAGCTCCTGCGGCAGAACCGGCACCTGCGGGCGACCCGACTGCGGGACGTCCTCGAGGCGGCCATCCGGGACTTTCGGGGGACGGCCCCGGTGCCGGACGACCTGACCTTTGTCCTCGTCCGACGAACGGCGTGA
- the bamD_2 gene encoding Outer membrane protein assembly factor BamD, whose translation MKTIARWFLWGCLAYLSGMPWVEAQSEDLARRYLQSGYRFYERGDYEQALRDWQTVVEKFPDSPYAPEALVAVGRYLLEHRADPDAALEAFRGVLQRYPTSSQAAAAYYFAGYIQLHYGQSFPADVSEAVANLERMAVLYPGSEWAGRALTEVGLYLGATGQPARARHLCRWVVEHHRGGATAEATLCMAQAYAYEGRWDEALRRLTTVRLADVPAPVARKVRAAATTLYRQALRGSTTAGLYAVDPNFQASQQIRWDEPVRLLGWSRGWAVVDRGLKWVIFYDATGRYVDRQTFSKLDDAFITPDDQLYGLAGDRVVLPRGSPVPLVGVTEGRRSRAIEPAALVVDRRRTLWAYADDASGLWAFPARPERPKNPASSGSAWTSERRLTLALDGKPLRVSRIYLDDWQRFWVIDRDQARVLVYARDGTLVRRLENPQRPFQQVVALGWDVCGLIYVLDAKAQTVFIFTPAGQLHRTLSLRAFLPEGKLQDMLVADDGSLYLLDRKARRVIRLI comes from the coding sequence ATGAAGACTATCGCTCGATGGTTCCTATGGGGATGTCTGGCGTATCTATCGGGGATGCCATGGGTCGAGGCCCAGTCGGAAGACCTGGCCCGCCGCTATCTGCAGAGCGGCTACCGGTTCTATGAACGGGGCGACTACGAACAGGCGCTTCGGGACTGGCAGACCGTCGTCGAGAAGTTTCCCGATTCGCCTTATGCGCCGGAGGCCTTAGTCGCCGTGGGTCGCTACCTCCTGGAGCACCGCGCGGACCCCGACGCGGCCCTGGAAGCCTTCCGGGGCGTGCTCCAGCGGTATCCGACCTCATCTCAGGCGGCCGCAGCCTACTACTTCGCAGGCTACATTCAGCTCCATTACGGGCAGTCCTTCCCGGCCGACGTATCCGAGGCCGTGGCGAACTTAGAGCGGATGGCCGTCCTATACCCAGGCAGTGAATGGGCCGGCCGGGCCCTGACCGAGGTCGGCCTGTACCTGGGGGCGACGGGCCAGCCTGCCCGGGCCCGTCATTTGTGCCGATGGGTCGTCGAGCACCATCGGGGTGGGGCGACCGCCGAGGCGACCCTCTGTATGGCGCAGGCTTACGCTTATGAGGGTCGGTGGGATGAAGCCTTGCGTAGGTTGACGACGGTCCGACTGGCCGACGTGCCGGCCCCGGTCGCTCGGAAAGTTCGGGCCGCCGCGACGACGCTGTATCGGCAGGCCCTCCGGGGTTCGACGACCGCCGGTCTCTATGCCGTCGACCCCAACTTCCAGGCGTCCCAGCAGATTCGGTGGGACGAGCCCGTGCGGCTCCTCGGATGGTCCCGGGGCTGGGCCGTCGTCGACCGGGGCCTCAAGTGGGTCATCTTCTATGACGCGACGGGCCGCTACGTCGACCGGCAGACCTTCTCCAAGCTCGACGACGCGTTTATCACGCCCGACGACCAGTTGTACGGCCTCGCCGGCGACCGGGTCGTCCTCCCCCGGGGGAGCCCGGTCCCCCTGGTCGGCGTGACCGAGGGCCGTCGGAGTCGGGCTATCGAGCCGGCCGCCCTCGTCGTCGACCGGCGTCGAACCCTGTGGGCCTATGCCGACGACGCCTCCGGCCTCTGGGCCTTTCCGGCTCGGCCGGAAAGGCCGAAGAATCCGGCGTCTTCCGGTTCCGCCTGGACTTCGGAGCGTCGACTGACGCTCGCTCTGGACGGCAAGCCCCTCCGGGTGTCCCGGATATACCTCGACGACTGGCAACGCTTCTGGGTCATCGACCGGGACCAGGCACGGGTCCTGGTCTATGCCCGGGACGGGACGCTGGTCCGGCGCTTGGAAAATCCCCAACGGCCCTTCCAGCAGGTCGTCGCCCTGGGATGGGACGTCTGCGGTCTCATTTACGTCCTGGACGCGAAGGCCCAGACGGTGTTCATCTTCACGCCGGCCGGCCAGCTCCATCGGACCCTCAGTCTTCGAGCTTTCCTACCGGAAGGGAAGCTCCAAGACATGTTGGTCGCCGACGACGGGAGCCTCTACCTCTTGGACCGGAAGGCCCGCCGGGTCATTCGGTTGATATGA